In one Nocardioides sp. NBC_00368 genomic region, the following are encoded:
- a CDS encoding bifunctional dTDP-4-dehydrorhamnose 3,5-epimerase family protein/NAD(P)-dependent oxidoreductase, producing the protein MSELAVERTPIPGLLVVRLPVHGDARGWFKENWQREKMIALGLPDFGPVQNNMSFNASRGATRGIHTEPWDKFVSVACGRVFAAWVDMREGSSFGTTFSVEIGPETAVFVPRGVGNSYQALEDLTVYSYLVNDHWRPGFAYPALNLADETAAIAWPIPLDSAEISEKDKANPRLAEITPMKPKKTLIIGSNGQLGRALTAVFPEADAVDLDELDISDEKAVAAWPWADYQLVLNAAAYTAVDVAETPDGRRTAWAANATAPALLARVATEHRLTLVHYSTEYVFDGTAAEHTEDEPVSPLGVYAQSKAAGDIAVAGTPRHYILRTSWVVGDGKNFVRTMATLAEKGVSPTVVDDQIGRLTFTDTLAAATAHLLRSGAAYGVYNCTNAGEPCSWRDIAAEVFSLSGRDRADVGATSTEAYFAGKDGVAPRPLNSVMSLDKLTATGFEPEDHLDALRRYLKA; encoded by the coding sequence ATGTCGGAGCTCGCCGTTGAGCGGACGCCGATTCCGGGTCTGCTGGTCGTCCGCCTGCCCGTGCACGGAGACGCCCGCGGCTGGTTCAAGGAGAACTGGCAGCGCGAGAAGATGATCGCGCTCGGGCTGCCCGACTTCGGGCCGGTGCAGAACAACATGTCCTTCAACGCCAGCCGCGGGGCGACCCGAGGCATCCACACCGAGCCGTGGGACAAGTTCGTCTCCGTGGCCTGCGGGCGGGTCTTCGCGGCCTGGGTCGACATGCGCGAGGGTTCGTCGTTCGGGACGACGTTCTCGGTCGAGATCGGCCCGGAGACCGCCGTCTTCGTGCCGCGCGGAGTCGGCAACTCCTACCAGGCGCTGGAGGACCTCACGGTCTACTCCTACCTGGTCAACGACCACTGGCGTCCCGGGTTCGCCTACCCGGCCCTCAACCTGGCCGACGAGACCGCCGCGATCGCCTGGCCGATCCCGCTGGACTCCGCCGAGATCTCCGAGAAGGACAAGGCCAACCCACGCCTGGCCGAGATCACCCCGATGAAGCCGAAGAAGACGTTGATCATCGGGTCCAACGGCCAGCTCGGCCGCGCGTTGACCGCCGTCTTCCCGGAGGCCGACGCGGTCGACCTCGACGAGCTCGACATCTCCGACGAGAAGGCGGTCGCGGCCTGGCCGTGGGCCGACTACCAGCTCGTCCTCAACGCCGCGGCCTACACCGCCGTCGACGTCGCCGAGACTCCCGACGGCCGGCGCACCGCCTGGGCCGCCAATGCGACGGCGCCGGCGCTGCTCGCCCGGGTCGCGACCGAGCACCGGTTGACCCTGGTGCACTACTCGACCGAGTACGTCTTCGACGGCACCGCCGCCGAGCACACCGAGGACGAGCCCGTCTCGCCGCTCGGCGTCTACGCTCAGTCCAAGGCCGCCGGCGACATCGCCGTCGCCGGCACCCCGCGCCACTACATCCTGCGCACCTCCTGGGTCGTCGGCGACGGCAAGAACTTCGTACGCACCATGGCGACCCTCGCCGAGAAGGGTGTCTCGCCCACCGTGGTCGACGACCAGATCGGCCGGCTCACCTTCACCGACACGCTCGCCGCGGCCACCGCTCACCTGCTGCGGTCCGGGGCTGCGTACGGGGTCTACAACTGCACCAACGCCGGCGAGCCGTGCTCGTGGCGGGACATCGCCGCCGAGGTGTTCTCGCTGTCCGGGCGTGACCGGGCCGACGTCGGCGCCACCTCGACCGAGGCCTACTTCGCCGGCAAGGACGGCGTCGCCCCGCGGCCGCTCAACTCGGTGATGTCCCTCGACAAGCTCACCGCCACCGGCTTCGAGCCCGAGGACCACCTCGACGCGCTGCGCCGCTACCTGAAGGCCTGA
- a CDS encoding sulfite exporter TauE/SafE family protein, whose product MFADLLTQDALSVLVVSFGIGIVVGLTGMGGGALMTPALIFLGVPPTTAVANDLVAASVNKSVGAAVHWRHGSPNIRLATYLIIGSVPCAFLGTFVHKLAPGDTDHFLKMILGGALLFAAASYMFRMYLQLRQVASGNVAPEDDPDLKPVLTIVIGALGGLLVGITSVGSGSVIMIALLLLYPTLSAVKLVGTDLLQAVPLVLAAAIGQVINHGVDWAVLIPLILGGTPGTFLGSRMARWVSQSVIRRGIVIMLTLSGAKMLGADATFLLLLGGAMLLLGPLLWGFIRQSRGLAPFDNNAAAWRLPERSEK is encoded by the coding sequence GTGTTCGCCGACCTCCTCACCCAAGACGCGCTCAGCGTGCTCGTGGTCAGCTTCGGCATCGGCATCGTCGTCGGGCTGACCGGCATGGGCGGTGGCGCCCTGATGACGCCGGCGCTGATCTTCCTCGGGGTGCCCCCCACGACCGCGGTCGCCAACGACCTCGTCGCCGCCTCGGTCAACAAGTCGGTCGGCGCCGCGGTGCACTGGCGCCACGGCTCGCCCAACATCCGGCTGGCGACCTACCTGATCATCGGCTCGGTGCCGTGCGCGTTCCTGGGCACCTTCGTCCACAAGCTCGCGCCGGGCGACACCGACCACTTCCTCAAGATGATCCTCGGCGGTGCGCTGCTGTTCGCCGCGGCGTCCTACATGTTCCGGATGTACCTCCAGCTGCGCCAGGTCGCTTCCGGCAACGTGGCTCCCGAGGACGACCCCGACCTGAAGCCGGTGCTCACCATCGTCATCGGCGCGCTCGGCGGCCTCCTGGTCGGCATCACCTCGGTCGGCTCGGGCTCGGTCATCATGATCGCGCTGCTGCTGCTCTACCCGACGCTCTCGGCGGTCAAGCTCGTCGGCACCGACCTGCTCCAGGCCGTGCCGCTCGTGCTCGCCGCCGCGATCGGCCAGGTGATCAACCACGGCGTCGACTGGGCGGTGCTGATCCCGCTCATCCTCGGCGGCACCCCCGGCACCTTCCTCGGCTCCCGGATGGCGCGCTGGGTCTCGCAGTCGGTCATCCGCCGCGGCATCGTCATCATGCTGACCCTCTCGGGTGCCAAGATGCTCGGCGCGGACGCCACCTTCCTGCTGCTTCTCGGCGGCGCGATGCTGCTCCTCGGTCCGCTCCTGTGGGGCTTCATCCGCCAGTCGCGCGGTCTGGCCCCCTTCGACAACAACGCCGCCGCCTGGCGGCTGCCGGAGCGCTCGGAGAAGTAG
- a CDS encoding asparaginase — protein MPAPVPFAEIIRSDFVEGHHYGSALSLSADGTVEWSLGDVDSAILPRSSNKPVQALAMVILGLDLPPDLLALACASHSGEAFHQDGVRRILATVGLDESALGNIEDYPFGVEAREEALRRGEAKSRLAMNCSGKHAAMLATCVAAGWPLEDYLDPKHPLQEGIQEILEACTGEAAYVTVDGCGAPALSTSLTGLARAFSTIASAVDGPGARVAEAMRSHPEYVSGTTRDEVALHRAVPGLIGKLGAEAVYAVALPDGRAWALKADDGGDRARAVVMAAALLRDGVGDLDGVDADALRATGEARILGGGHPVGEIRALL, from the coding sequence ATGCCAGCACCTGTGCCGTTCGCCGAGATCATCCGCTCCGACTTCGTCGAGGGACACCACTACGGATCCGCCCTCTCCCTGTCGGCCGACGGCACGGTGGAGTGGTCGCTCGGCGACGTCGACTCGGCGATACTCCCGCGGTCGTCGAACAAGCCGGTGCAGGCCCTGGCGATGGTGATCCTCGGCCTCGATCTGCCGCCCGACCTGCTCGCCCTCGCCTGCGCCTCCCACTCGGGGGAGGCGTTCCACCAGGACGGCGTACGTCGCATCCTCGCCACCGTCGGCCTCGACGAGTCCGCGCTCGGCAACATCGAGGACTACCCGTTCGGCGTGGAGGCGCGGGAGGAGGCGCTCCGTCGCGGCGAGGCGAAGAGCCGGCTGGCGATGAACTGCTCCGGAAAGCACGCCGCGATGCTCGCCACCTGCGTCGCCGCCGGGTGGCCGCTGGAGGACTATCTCGACCCCAAGCACCCGCTTCAGGAGGGGATCCAGGAGATCCTCGAGGCGTGCACCGGCGAGGCTGCGTACGTCACGGTCGACGGTTGCGGCGCACCGGCTCTGTCGACGTCGCTGACCGGGCTGGCGCGGGCGTTCTCGACCATCGCCTCGGCGGTGGACGGACCGGGTGCGCGGGTCGCCGAGGCGATGCGGTCCCACCCCGAGTACGTCTCGGGGACCACACGGGACGAGGTCGCGCTGCACAGGGCGGTGCCGGGACTGATCGGCAAGCTCGGCGCCGAGGCGGTCTACGCGGTCGCGCTGCCCGACGGCCGTGCCTGGGCGCTGAAGGCCGACGATGGCGGTGACCGGGCGCGCGCGGTCGTGATGGCGGCCGCGCTGCTGCGCGACGGGGTCGGTGACCTGGACGGGGTCGACGCCGACGCCTTGCGGGCGACGGGGGAGGCGCGGATCCTCGGTGGTGGCCACCCGGTGGGCGAGATCCGTGCGCTGCTGTGA
- a CDS encoding helix-turn-helix domain-containing protein, with translation MVKSKVTSAVGSLGEYLKEQRISAEMSLRQLADQAGVSNPYLSQIERGLRKPSAEVLQQIAKALRISAEQVYVRAGILSPDSNVGGSVELAVLADPSLTERQKHSLLDVYHSFLALNSRVTDDAPAADETDEEPHHEENPDAHAAQD, from the coding sequence ATGGTCAAGAGCAAGGTCACGAGTGCGGTCGGCTCGCTCGGCGAGTATCTGAAGGAACAGAGGATCTCTGCCGAGATGTCTCTGCGTCAGCTCGCCGACCAGGCAGGCGTGTCCAACCCCTACCTCAGCCAGATCGAGCGCGGTCTGCGCAAGCCATCGGCTGAGGTCCTCCAGCAGATCGCGAAGGCGCTGCGCATCTCGGCGGAGCAGGTCTATGTCCGTGCCGGGATCCTCAGCCCCGACTCCAACGTCGGAGGATCCGTGGAGCTCGCGGTGCTCGCCGATCCGAGTCTGACCGAGCGGCAGAAGCACTCGCTGCTCGACGTCTACCACTCGTTCCTTGCTCTCAACAGTCGTGTCACCGACGATGCGCCGGCCGCCGATGAAACCGACGAAGAACCCCATCACGAGGAGAACCCAGATGCCCACGCTGCCCAAGATTGA
- the galE gene encoding UDP-glucose 4-epimerase GalE, whose protein sequence is MSWLVTGGAGYIGSHVVQALLDAGLEPVVIDDLSSGFAKFVPDNVAFVEATLLDKAAIEQAITDNGVEGVIHLAGFKYAGVSVQRPLHTYAQNVTGTANLLEAMVATGVDKLVFSSSAACFGTPDVDLVTETTPTNPESPYGESKLIGEWLIADVARAEGLSHTSLRYFNVVGSGSKDLYDTSPHNLFPLVFDALAKGKTPQINGDDYPTPDGTCVRDYVHVADLAHSHVVAAKRLASGADLEAVYNLGSGDGSSVRQIMDAIREVTGIDFEPVIKPRRAGDPARIVATGELARRDLEWEMRHDLRSMVATAWEARQAAGADYPS, encoded by the coding sequence ATGAGTTGGTTGGTTACCGGAGGCGCGGGCTACATCGGATCGCACGTCGTACAGGCGCTGCTCGACGCAGGCCTGGAGCCGGTCGTCATCGACGACCTGTCGTCGGGCTTCGCGAAGTTCGTGCCCGACAACGTCGCGTTCGTCGAGGCGACGCTGCTGGACAAGGCAGCGATCGAGCAGGCGATCACCGACAACGGCGTCGAAGGAGTCATCCACCTCGCCGGCTTCAAGTACGCAGGCGTCTCGGTGCAGCGGCCGCTGCACACGTACGCCCAGAACGTCACCGGCACCGCCAACCTCCTCGAGGCGATGGTGGCCACCGGTGTCGACAAGCTGGTCTTCTCCTCCTCCGCCGCCTGCTTCGGCACCCCCGACGTCGACCTGGTCACCGAGACCACGCCGACCAACCCGGAGAGCCCCTACGGCGAGTCGAAGCTGATCGGCGAGTGGCTGATCGCCGACGTGGCGCGCGCCGAGGGCCTCTCCCACACGTCGCTGCGTTACTTCAACGTGGTGGGCTCGGGCAGCAAGGACCTCTACGACACCAGCCCCCACAACCTGTTCCCGCTCGTCTTCGACGCGCTGGCCAAGGGCAAGACGCCGCAGATCAACGGCGACGACTACCCGACCCCCGACGGCACCTGCGTACGCGACTACGTGCACGTCGCCGACCTCGCCCACTCCCACGTCGTGGCCGCCAAGCGGCTCGCCTCGGGTGCGGATCTGGAGGCCGTCTACAACCTGGGATCCGGCGACGGCTCCTCGGTGCGGCAGATCATGGACGCCATCCGCGAGGTGACCGGCATCGACTTCGAGCCGGTCATCAAGCCTCGCCGTGCCGGCGACCCCGCCCGCATCGTCGCCACCGGCGAGCTCGCCCGGCGCGACCTCGAGTGGGAGATGCGCCACGACCTGCGCTCCATGGTCGCCACCGCGTGGGAGGCTCGCCAGGCGGCGGGTGCGGACTACCCGAGTTGA
- a CDS encoding dihydrofolate reductase family protein, translated as MILLHGDGDPTTREGLRAIYTPRRLPWLRVNMVSSLDGAATGSDGLSGTVNNAVDVDVFHVLRELADVVLVGAGTADAETYTAKGAPIVIVSRRGRVPDELRGCEPGAVRLATVADAPGLDAARDEIGEENVYVVGASEVDLPALMRRLHEEGMRHVLCEGGPSLLGSLLEAGVVDELCHTITPKLLAGDGRRIVTGPPTDVPVSLGSLIEHDGTLLGRWLVTR; from the coding sequence GTGATCCTCCTGCACGGTGACGGCGACCCGACGACCCGCGAAGGCCTGCGGGCCATCTACACGCCTCGGCGCCTACCCTGGCTACGGGTCAACATGGTCAGCTCCCTGGACGGTGCGGCGACCGGCTCCGACGGCCTCTCCGGCACGGTCAACAACGCCGTCGACGTGGACGTCTTCCATGTCCTGCGCGAGCTCGCCGACGTGGTCCTGGTCGGGGCCGGGACCGCCGACGCCGAGACCTACACGGCCAAGGGTGCGCCGATCGTCATCGTCTCCCGTCGGGGCCGGGTGCCCGACGAGCTCCGCGGGTGCGAGCCGGGCGCGGTGCGGCTTGCCACGGTGGCGGATGCGCCCGGACTGGACGCCGCCCGCGACGAGATCGGCGAGGAGAACGTCTACGTCGTCGGCGCCTCCGAGGTCGACCTGCCCGCGCTGATGCGCAGACTCCACGAGGAGGGCATGCGCCACGTGCTGTGCGAAGGCGGGCCGAGCCTGCTCGGCTCGCTGCTCGAGGCCGGGGTGGTCGACGAGCTCTGCCACACGATCACGCCCAAGCTCCTCGCCGGTGACGGCCGGCGGATCGTGACCGGGCCGCCCACCGACGTACCGGTGTCCTTGGGATCGCTCATCGAGCACGACGGCACGTTGCTCGGACGTTGGCTGGTAACCAGATGA
- a CDS encoding carbohydrate ABC transporter permease — translation MTAVTTKRPRQALSGRRVREWLIFLAFVLPNVALIAVFIYRPLFQNIYYSTLNWTLGSKFATPVGLGNYRDFFSSGEASKVLTTTAIFTVATVGLTLALGLGVALALNRRLPGAGFAQATVFAPYILSGYGVGLAWLYIFDPNIGALSAILRDVGLNSPEWINSPPWTLTMVIIVYVWKNLGYAAVVYLAGLQAVPGDLLEAADLDGAGPVRRFFTVTLPLLSPTTFFLMVTTILNSLQAFDLLIAMDKLGRGARTLIFDAYLTGFKEQSQAGYSAMLSTVLFAILVMLTLVQLIVVERRVHYR, via the coding sequence ATGACGGCCGTCACGACCAAGCGACCACGTCAGGCACTCTCGGGAAGACGCGTACGGGAGTGGCTGATCTTTCTGGCGTTCGTGCTGCCCAACGTCGCCCTGATCGCGGTCTTCATCTACCGCCCGCTCTTCCAGAACATCTACTACTCGACGCTCAACTGGACCCTGGGCTCGAAGTTCGCGACGCCGGTCGGGCTGGGAAACTACCGCGACTTCTTCTCCTCCGGCGAGGCGAGCAAGGTGCTCACCACGACGGCGATCTTCACCGTCGCGACCGTCGGCCTCACCCTCGCGCTGGGCCTCGGCGTCGCACTGGCGCTCAACCGCAGGCTCCCGGGCGCCGGGTTCGCGCAGGCGACGGTGTTCGCGCCGTACATCCTCTCCGGCTACGGCGTCGGGCTCGCCTGGCTCTACATCTTCGATCCGAACATCGGCGCCCTCTCCGCGATCCTGCGTGACGTCGGCCTGAACAGCCCGGAGTGGATCAACTCCCCGCCGTGGACGCTGACGATGGTGATCATCGTCTACGTCTGGAAGAACCTGGGCTACGCCGCGGTCGTCTATCTCGCCGGTCTCCAGGCCGTCCCGGGCGACCTGCTGGAGGCGGCCGACCTCGACGGTGCCGGGCCGGTGCGGCGGTTCTTCACGGTGACCCTGCCGCTGCTGTCGCCGACCACCTTCTTCCTGATGGTCACCACGATCCTCAACAGCCTGCAGGCCTTCGACCTGCTGATCGCGATGGACAAGCTCGGCCGCGGCGCCCGCACCCTGATCTTCGACGCCTACCTGACCGGCTTCAAGGAGCAGAGCCAGGCGGGCTACTCCGCGATGCTGTCCACGGTGCTCTTCGCGATCCTCGTGATGCTCACGCTCGTCCAGCTGATCGTCGTGGAGAGGCGGGTCCACTACCGATGA
- a CDS encoding carbohydrate ABC transporter permease: MSAPSRRVRLTPLTVRDYLVLLLAVLVVVLPLGYMILASFKGPGDLATTDLVVFPEVWKPENYSEAAQKVPFGRLFLNSGIVTVVGAGLKVLLAILTAYGLVFCEFPGKKYLFWGVLATMMVPPQVTALPNYVFISSLGGENTYWGLILPGLGTGFGTFLLRQAFLQLPYEVIEAAHLDGAGHWKRLWHHVVPMALPSIATVALVNVVYEWNDYLWPLIIISEPEMMTLPRGLTLLQNSESAASSFGVLMAGTVMVLLPILAVFALLQRHIVNGFTQGGVKG; this comes from the coding sequence ATGAGCGCTCCCTCACGCAGAGTGCGGCTGACGCCGCTGACCGTACGCGACTACCTGGTGCTGCTGCTCGCGGTGCTCGTCGTGGTGCTGCCGCTCGGTTACATGATCCTGGCCTCTTTCAAGGGCCCGGGCGACCTGGCGACGACCGACCTGGTCGTCTTCCCCGAGGTCTGGAAGCCGGAGAACTACTCCGAGGCCGCGCAGAAGGTCCCCTTCGGGCGGCTCTTCCTCAACTCCGGCATCGTCACGGTCGTCGGCGCCGGACTGAAGGTGCTGCTCGCGATCCTGACGGCGTACGGCCTGGTCTTCTGCGAGTTCCCCGGCAAGAAGTACCTCTTCTGGGGTGTGCTCGCCACGATGATGGTGCCGCCGCAGGTCACCGCGCTGCCCAACTACGTCTTCATCAGCAGCCTCGGCGGCGAGAACACCTACTGGGGCCTGATCCTGCCGGGCCTCGGCACCGGCTTCGGTACGTTCCTGCTCCGCCAGGCCTTCCTGCAACTGCCCTACGAGGTGATCGAGGCGGCCCACCTCGACGGCGCCGGCCACTGGAAGCGGCTGTGGCACCACGTCGTGCCGATGGCCCTGCCGAGCATCGCGACCGTGGCGCTGGTCAACGTGGTCTACGAGTGGAACGACTACCTGTGGCCGCTGATCATCATCTCCGAGCCCGAGATGATGACGCTGCCGCGCGGCCTGACGCTGCTGCAGAACAGCGAGTCCGCGGCCAGCTCGTTCGGGGTCCTGATGGCCGGCACCGTGATGGTGCTGCTGCCGATCCTCGCCGTCTTCGCGCTCCTGCAGCGCCACATCGTCAACGGCTTCACCCAAGGCGGCGTCAAAGGCTGA
- a CDS encoding ABC transporter substrate-binding protein gives MNTSSNLHRSGLILDRRRFLGLSALGISAAALSACGGGPSTSGGGGGASTVEQIDFSGVKPAKEITFWTSNPGDSIKVSTEIVNAFNASQSDITVKLVTAGADYEEIAQKFQTAQTGGDLPDIINLSDVWWFRYKMNDQIIPLDSLFEALEFDTDDYVDSLLGDYLYDDAHWAVPWARSTPLFYYNKDHWKKAGLSDQGPQTWEEFGEWKTKLAQASGAKFAFQFPALAGYAGWTLQNNLWGWGGGWSKEESFDITCDSAESVEALSFLKDWVYKDKVAGVAGVDQIQDFAAGVASATVGSTGDLITAITSAKFDVGVAPLPAGPAETEKICPTGGSGVGIPKDISPERQLAAGTFIKFLTEPEQAIKFSEATGYVPIRKSADPAAILKKTPQAQVAIDQLPNTRSQDYARVFLPGGDLEMANHMAAVLTENKDVQTEMDSLKAALEKIYTDQVKPHV, from the coding sequence ATGAACACCTCGTCCAACCTGCATCGCTCGGGCCTGATCCTGGACCGACGACGGTTCCTCGGCCTCAGCGCCCTGGGCATCTCCGCGGCGGCGCTCTCCGCCTGTGGCGGCGGCCCCTCGACCAGCGGCGGCGGAGGCGGCGCGAGCACCGTCGAGCAGATCGACTTCAGTGGAGTGAAGCCGGCCAAGGAGATCACCTTCTGGACCTCCAACCCCGGTGACTCGATCAAGGTCAGCACCGAGATCGTCAACGCCTTCAACGCCTCGCAGTCCGACATCACGGTCAAGCTGGTCACGGCCGGCGCCGACTACGAGGAGATCGCGCAGAAGTTCCAGACCGCGCAGACCGGCGGCGACCTGCCCGACATCATCAACCTGTCGGACGTGTGGTGGTTCCGCTACAAGATGAACGACCAGATCATCCCGCTCGACTCCCTCTTCGAGGCGCTCGAGTTCGACACCGACGACTACGTCGACTCGCTGCTGGGCGACTACCTCTACGACGACGCCCACTGGGCGGTGCCGTGGGCGCGCTCGACGCCGCTCTTCTACTACAACAAGGACCACTGGAAGAAGGCCGGACTGTCCGATCAGGGCCCGCAGACCTGGGAGGAGTTCGGCGAGTGGAAGACCAAGCTCGCCCAGGCCAGCGGCGCGAAGTTCGCCTTCCAGTTCCCGGCCCTGGCGGGCTACGCCGGCTGGACCCTGCAGAACAACCTGTGGGGCTGGGGCGGCGGCTGGTCGAAGGAGGAGTCGTTCGACATCACCTGTGACTCGGCCGAGTCGGTCGAGGCGCTCTCCTTCCTCAAGGACTGGGTCTACAAGGACAAGGTCGCCGGGGTCGCCGGGGTCGACCAGATCCAGGACTTCGCGGCGGGTGTCGCCAGCGCCACCGTCGGCTCGACCGGCGACCTGATCACCGCGATCACCTCCGCGAAGTTCGACGTCGGCGTGGCCCCGCTGCCCGCCGGCCCGGCGGAGACCGAGAAGATCTGCCCGACCGGCGGGTCCGGCGTCGGCATCCCGAAGGACATCAGCCCGGAGCGGCAGCTCGCGGCCGGCACCTTCATCAAGTTCCTCACCGAGCCCGAGCAGGCGATCAAGTTCTCCGAGGCGACCGGCTACGTGCCGATCCGCAAGTCCGCCGACCCCGCCGCGATCCTGAAGAAGACCCCGCAGGCCCAGGTCGCGATCGACCAGCTCCCCAACACCCGCTCGCAGGACTACGCCCGTGTCTTCCTGCCCGGCGGCGACCTGGAGATGGCCAACCACATGGCCGCCGTCCTCACCGAGAACAAGGACGTCCAGACCGAGATGGACAGCCTCAAGGCGGCGCTGGAGAAGATCTACACCGACCAGGTGAAGCCGCACGTGTGA
- a CDS encoding enoyl-CoA hydratase-related protein encodes MSEDLVVERRPGVVQVTFNRPQKHNAFTHAMYGALHDLCDELAADESVKVLVLTGTGGRAFAAGNEISDFLSRDAVDYEDWIRALLEKLFALPQVTIAAIDGVCVGGGLAVATHCDLRVATPHSRFGYPIAKTLGNALAASIVYRAAAVFGEPIVREMLLAARLINADRAYATGALTAVTDSLADEVDALVEGILALSGVTVRATKGQLAAYAARTEASPEGDEDLLREVYTGADFKEGVRAFLAKEKPAFR; translated from the coding sequence GTGAGCGAGGACTTGGTAGTGGAGCGGCGCCCCGGCGTCGTGCAGGTGACCTTCAACCGGCCGCAGAAGCACAACGCCTTCACGCACGCGATGTACGGTGCGCTGCACGATCTGTGCGACGAGCTCGCTGCGGACGAGTCGGTGAAGGTGCTGGTGCTGACCGGCACCGGCGGACGGGCGTTCGCGGCCGGCAACGAGATCTCCGACTTCCTCTCTCGCGACGCGGTGGACTACGAGGACTGGATCCGCGCGCTGCTCGAGAAGCTCTTCGCCCTCCCGCAGGTCACCATCGCCGCGATCGACGGGGTCTGCGTCGGTGGCGGGCTCGCGGTCGCGACCCACTGCGACCTGCGGGTCGCGACGCCCCACTCCCGCTTCGGCTACCCGATCGCGAAGACGCTCGGCAACGCGCTCGCGGCCTCCATCGTCTACCGCGCGGCCGCGGTCTTCGGTGAGCCGATCGTGCGGGAGATGCTCCTCGCCGCTCGCCTGATCAACGCCGACCGTGCCTATGCCACCGGCGCGCTGACCGCCGTCACGGACTCGCTGGCCGACGAGGTGGACGCGCTGGTCGAGGGCATCCTGGCGCTCTCCGGCGTCACCGTCCGGGCCACGAAGGGCCAGCTCGCTGCGTACGCCGCCCGCACCGAGGCCTCGCCCGAAGGCGACGAGGACCTGCTGCGCGAGGTCTACACCGGTGCTGACTTCAAGGAGGGCGTGCGCGCGTTCCTGGCCAAGGAGAAGCCCGCCTTCCGCTAG
- a CDS encoding DinB family protein — translation MPSEQTYAETDQFRRALITQSDLSGLEIRDCWFEERLKIVDCWGRDVYLGGDFGRVVVNDVDVTAYVASELDRVEPNRVLAREAETAEEIRAAWAAIEATWAATVEQVRALPEEVLHQRVDDEWSFIETLRHLLHASDKWLGNPVLEEDDPYHPLGYGPAGVDETGTGLTVDADPSLAAVLEPRLARMGTMRAFVAGLTDADLERLCSRPPVGNDPEADYSVRRCLKVVLAEEAEHHRYAARDLAVLTSRS, via the coding sequence ATGCCCTCTGAGCAGACGTACGCCGAGACCGACCAGTTCCGCCGAGCGCTGATCACGCAGAGCGATCTCAGCGGTCTGGAGATCCGGGACTGCTGGTTCGAGGAGCGGCTCAAGATCGTCGACTGCTGGGGCCGCGACGTCTATCTGGGTGGCGACTTCGGCCGGGTCGTGGTCAACGATGTCGACGTCACCGCGTACGTGGCGTCCGAGCTCGACCGCGTCGAGCCCAACCGGGTGCTGGCCCGTGAGGCGGAGACCGCGGAGGAGATCCGCGCCGCCTGGGCGGCGATCGAGGCGACCTGGGCGGCAACGGTCGAGCAGGTGCGGGCGCTGCCGGAGGAGGTGCTCCACCAGCGGGTCGACGACGAGTGGTCGTTCATCGAGACCCTGCGCCACCTGCTCCATGCCAGCGACAAGTGGCTCGGCAACCCGGTCCTCGAGGAGGACGACCCCTATCACCCGCTCGGCTACGGGCCGGCCGGCGTGGACGAGACCGGCACAGGGCTCACCGTCGACGCCGACCCCTCGCTGGCCGCGGTGCTGGAGCCCCGTCTCGCCCGGATGGGCACGATGCGCGCGTTCGTCGCGGGACTCACCGATGCGGACCTCGAACGGCTGTGCTCCCGCCCGCCGGTCGGTAACGATCCCGAGGCCGACTACTCCGTACGCCGCTGCCTCAAGGTCGTGCTCGCGGAGGAGGCCGAGCACCACCGCTACGCCGCACGCGATCTGGCCGTTCTGACCTCGCGCAGCTGA